From Streptomyces sp. NBC_00683, one genomic window encodes:
- a CDS encoding zinc-binding dehydrogenase — translation MTAAVLFRHGGPEALELRADWPLPGVGPGQVLVRVGAAAVNNTDVWTREGAYGLPGRPEAKAGWRGTLDFPRIQGGDIAGVISATAQDVPDAWVGRRVLVDPAFYADARDDAVPVGLLGSEADGGFASYVAVDAARVHDMSASPLSDQELAALPVAYGTALGMLERSHIRSGETVLVTGASGGVGLALVQLGAARGARVVALTSASKAAALQEAGAAAVLSREADPVELQRRLRELAPEGLDAVADVAGGPWLEQLLPALRDGARWVIAGAVAGPVVTFDLRRLYLHNLSLIGSSMHTRAHFASLADLARAGTVRPRIAGNYRLTELHAAQEEFRRGTHVGKITITP, via the coding sequence ATGACTGCCGCCGTTCTGTTCCGGCACGGAGGCCCGGAGGCACTCGAGCTCCGGGCTGACTGGCCGCTGCCCGGCGTGGGGCCTGGGCAGGTGCTCGTGCGCGTGGGCGCGGCGGCTGTCAACAACACTGACGTGTGGACCAGGGAGGGTGCCTACGGGCTTCCTGGTCGTCCCGAGGCGAAGGCCGGCTGGCGCGGAACTCTGGACTTCCCCCGCATCCAGGGCGGCGACATCGCGGGCGTCATCAGCGCAACAGCCCAGGACGTGCCCGACGCGTGGGTGGGTCGCCGGGTTCTCGTCGATCCCGCCTTCTACGCCGATGCGCGCGACGACGCCGTGCCTGTCGGACTGCTCGGCAGCGAAGCGGACGGCGGCTTCGCCTCCTACGTCGCGGTCGATGCCGCCCGCGTCCACGACATGAGTGCCTCCCCGCTCTCGGACCAGGAACTCGCCGCCCTTCCGGTGGCCTACGGCACGGCACTGGGCATGCTGGAACGCTCCCACATCAGGAGCGGGGAGACGGTGCTGGTGACCGGTGCTTCGGGTGGCGTCGGACTTGCGCTCGTCCAGCTCGGCGCCGCACGCGGCGCACGGGTGGTGGCGCTCACCAGTGCGTCCAAAGCGGCCGCGCTGCAGGAGGCAGGCGCCGCGGCTGTCCTCTCTCGGGAGGCGGACCCCGTGGAGCTGCAACGCCGGCTGAGGGAGTTGGCGCCCGAGGGACTGGACGCCGTCGCGGACGTGGCCGGCGGGCCGTGGCTCGAGCAGCTCCTGCCCGCGCTGCGCGACGGTGCTCGCTGGGTCATCGCCGGAGCTGTCGCCGGACCCGTCGTCACCTTCGACCTACGCCGCCTGTACCTGCACAACCTCAGCCTCATCGGCTCCTCGATGCATACCCGCGCCCACTTCGCCTCCTTGGCCGACCTGGCTCGGGCCGGCACTGTACGGCCGCGTATCGCAGGGAACTACCGGCTGACCGAACTCCACGCCGCCCAGGAGGAATTTCGGCGCGGCACACACGTAGGGAAGATCACCATCACTCCGTGA
- a CDS encoding EamA family transporter, which translates to MTPRDRSLAVLVAVLWGLNFLAVRVGLDHFPPFFLAALRYLVLAVPVVLFVPRPGVPLRWLLGYGLGFGVAQFGLLFLAIEQGMPSGLASVVVQASAPFTVLLGALLLRERVSGRQLAGIGLAVLGMAVIAVDRARTAPLLPLVLTVLAALGWAVGNLASRRAKPRYPLRFALWMAVIPPLPLLALSAVMEGPGTGWRALGSAFGPDGWPGLVALVYIAVLGSVVGSGIWTALLKRYPAGVVAPFSMLVPVVGMAGAWLALHERPTGWAVAGGVAVVAGVLLGTGWLPRFLRERTGAAAAPRVPEGGGGQPADGQPAGAAGASQETHRS; encoded by the coding sequence GTGACCCCCCGGGACCGCTCGCTGGCCGTGCTGGTGGCCGTGCTCTGGGGACTGAACTTCCTTGCGGTACGGGTCGGCCTCGACCACTTCCCGCCGTTCTTCCTGGCAGCGCTGCGCTATCTGGTGCTGGCCGTGCCCGTGGTCCTGTTCGTGCCGCGTCCCGGGGTGCCGCTGCGCTGGCTGCTCGGGTACGGACTGGGCTTCGGCGTCGCCCAGTTCGGGCTGCTGTTCCTCGCCATCGAGCAGGGAATGCCGTCGGGTCTGGCGTCCGTGGTGGTGCAGGCGTCGGCACCGTTCACCGTACTGCTGGGGGCGCTGCTGCTGCGCGAGCGGGTCTCCGGGCGGCAGCTGGCCGGCATCGGTCTCGCGGTGCTGGGGATGGCCGTGATCGCGGTGGACCGGGCGCGGACGGCGCCGCTGCTGCCGCTGGTGCTGACCGTGCTCGCGGCGCTCGGCTGGGCGGTCGGCAATCTGGCGAGCCGCCGGGCGAAGCCCCGGTACCCCTTGCGTTTCGCTTTGTGGATGGCGGTGATCCCGCCGCTGCCGCTGCTGGCGCTGTCGGCCGTGATGGAGGGGCCCGGCACGGGATGGCGGGCCTTGGGGTCGGCGTTCGGCCCCGACGGCTGGCCTGGCCTGGTCGCCCTCGTCTACATCGCGGTGCTGGGCAGCGTCGTGGGATCCGGGATCTGGACGGCGCTGCTCAAGCGCTACCCGGCCGGTGTGGTGGCGCCGTTCTCGATGCTGGTGCCGGTGGTCGGCATGGCGGGTGCCTGGCTTGCGCTGCACGAGCGGCCCACCGGATGGGCGGTGGCCGGCGGAGTGGCCGTGGTCGCCGGGGTGTTGCTCGGAACGGGCTGGCTGCCGCGCTTCCTGCGCGAGCGTACGGGCGCTGCGGCTGCCCCCCGCGTCCCCGAGGGGGGCGGCGGGCAGCCGGCGGACGGTCAGCCGGCCGGGGCGGCCGGCGCCTCCCAGGAGACCCATCGTTCCTGA
- a CDS encoding GNAT family N-acetyltransferase, whose amino-acid sequence MNNAAADLRFVPLDAGDTATLDAWVRLTTDSAEDVPLSAAPPCAADLTGSVRFAPPDTTLAGEVALLGGQAVGALRLVLPDGAPVAVVDQLLTAPKERRQGIGTALFRRARALAEQHGRTLLVADLLQALHGGPPRDEGPAVFAAALGATPSDGPEGVHQWLDLDAHDPLADGIPEVPAGYRIQRWGTVTPDAFAIAVSELGRSLGEAGPDTWDRGPEAIRTSHVRRFERMRVGRGRRAYHVGAVHEATGELAGFTSVSKTTGNPEHALQGMTVVASAHRGHHLGLLLKLANLAHVREYEPRVRLIETANADDNHPMIALNEAMGFIPQERWVSWEAPAAPAG is encoded by the coding sequence ATGAACAACGCAGCAGCGGATCTCCGCTTCGTCCCGCTGGACGCCGGTGACACGGCCACGCTCGACGCCTGGGTCCGGCTGACCACGGACAGCGCCGAGGACGTCCCGCTGTCCGCCGCACCGCCCTGCGCGGCGGACCTGACCGGGTCGGTGCGCTTCGCACCGCCGGACACCACCCTGGCCGGCGAGGTCGCCCTCCTCGGCGGCCAGGCCGTCGGCGCGCTGCGCCTCGTGCTCCCGGACGGGGCGCCCGTCGCCGTCGTCGACCAGCTGCTGACCGCACCGAAGGAGCGCCGCCAGGGGATCGGGACCGCCCTGTTCCGGCGGGCCCGTGCCCTGGCCGAACAGCACGGCCGAACGCTCCTGGTCGCCGATCTGCTCCAGGCGCTGCACGGCGGGCCGCCCCGGGACGAGGGCCCCGCCGTGTTCGCGGCGGCGCTGGGCGCCACCCCGTCCGACGGCCCGGAGGGCGTCCACCAGTGGCTCGACCTGGACGCGCACGACCCGCTGGCCGACGGCATCCCCGAGGTCCCGGCCGGCTACCGGATCCAGCGGTGGGGGACCGTCACACCCGACGCGTTCGCGATCGCCGTGTCCGAACTCGGCCGGTCCCTCGGCGAGGCGGGCCCGGACACCTGGGACCGGGGGCCCGAGGCGATCCGCACCAGTCATGTGCGGCGCTTCGAGCGCATGCGGGTGGGCCGCGGGCGGCGCGCCTACCACGTGGGCGCCGTCCACGAGGCGACAGGCGAACTGGCCGGCTTCACCAGCGTCTCCAAGACCACGGGCAACCCGGAGCACGCCCTCCAGGGCATGACGGTGGTGGCCTCCGCCCACCGGGGCCACCACCTGGGTCTGCTGCTCAAGCTCGCCAACCTCGCCCATGTACGGGAGTACGAGCCCCGGGTACGGCTGATCGAGACGGCCAACGCCGACGACAACCATCCGATGATCGCCCTCAACGAGGCCATGGGTTTCATCCCTCAGGAACGATGGGTCTCCTGGGAGGCGCCGGCCGCCCCGGCCGGCTGA
- a CDS encoding S1 family peptidase yields MNSHRTDRPFLGAFRAAISAVAAMTLLLGWFTVTAPAAYAQESGGTATRAVGNALEVRGGDVIYSNAGTRCTVGFNARSGSTLYGLVTGRCAQGATNWYADAGLSVFVGTTASASFPGDDYALVRYSSSSVVFPGEVSLGTAGRVQDITGAASPTVGQSVCHVGRVTGYRCGTVTAVNVTVSYPEGVVSGLFRSNICSEPGDVGGPAFAGSTALGVIVAVTGNCAAGGATYYQPVVEWLSVYGLSLY; encoded by the coding sequence ATGAATTCGCACCGGACCGACAGACCATTCCTCGGGGCGTTCCGCGCAGCCATCTCGGCGGTCGCCGCGATGACCCTGCTGCTCGGCTGGTTCACCGTCACCGCACCGGCGGCGTACGCGCAGGAGTCGGGCGGCACGGCCACGCGGGCGGTCGGCAATGCCCTCGAGGTACGTGGCGGCGACGTCATCTACAGCAACGCCGGAACGCGCTGCACCGTCGGCTTCAACGCCCGTAGCGGCAGCACCCTCTACGGGCTGGTGACGGGGCGCTGTGCCCAGGGTGCCACCAACTGGTACGCGGACGCGGGCCTGAGCGTGTTCGTCGGCACCACCGCGAGCGCGAGCTTCCCCGGTGACGACTACGCGCTCGTCCGCTACTCGAGTTCGTCGGTGGTCTTCCCCGGCGAGGTCTCGCTCGGCACCGCCGGCCGGGTGCAGGACATCACGGGCGCCGCAAGTCCGACGGTCGGTCAGTCCGTCTGCCACGTCGGCCGGGTGACCGGATACCGCTGCGGCACGGTCACGGCCGTGAACGTCACGGTCAGCTACCCCGAGGGCGTTGTGAGCGGACTGTTCCGCTCCAACATCTGCTCCGAGCCCGGCGACGTGGGTGGCCCCGCGTTTGCCGGTAGCACCGCACTCGGGGTCATCGTCGCGGTCACAGGAAACTGTGCGGCAGGAGGCGCCACCTACTACCAGCCGGTCGTGGAGTGGCTGTCGGTGTACGGCCTGTCCCTCTACTAG
- a CDS encoding TOPRIM nucleotidyl transferase/hydrolase domain-containing protein, translating into MADMELFREAVTAWAAGGPGDPARELATGLAVRAVVLLEGPSDVAAVSALAASRGRDLEAEGVCVLSMGGAMSVGRFAHILGPPGLGLRLTGLCDEAETRYYTRGLERAGAAQQEFFVCAADLEDELIRALGVARVEELVQAEGDLRALQTFRHQPAQQGRTPQQQFRRFLGTKKGRKIRYGHVLVEALEPDRVPAPLDDLLTSL; encoded by the coding sequence ATGGCTGACATGGAATTGTTCCGGGAGGCGGTCACCGCGTGGGCGGCCGGTGGCCCCGGCGACCCCGCGCGGGAACTCGCCACGGGACTGGCCGTCCGGGCAGTCGTCCTGCTCGAAGGGCCGAGCGACGTCGCAGCGGTCAGCGCGCTGGCCGCGAGCCGCGGCCGGGACCTGGAGGCCGAAGGCGTCTGCGTACTGTCGATGGGCGGCGCGATGAGCGTCGGGCGCTTCGCACACATCCTCGGGCCACCTGGCCTGGGCCTCCGCCTCACCGGGCTGTGCGACGAGGCGGAGACCCGCTACTACACGCGCGGCTTGGAGCGGGCCGGGGCGGCCCAGCAGGAATTCTTCGTCTGCGCGGCTGATCTGGAGGACGAACTCATCCGCGCACTGGGTGTGGCACGAGTGGAGGAACTCGTCCAGGCGGAGGGCGACTTGCGCGCCCTGCAGACCTTCCGGCACCAGCCCGCACAGCAGGGCCGAACCCCGCAGCAGCAGTTCCGGCGCTTCCTCGGCACGAAGAAGGGGCGCAAGATCCGCTACGGCCACGTCCTCGTCGAGGCCCTTGAGCCCGACCGTGTACCCGCCCCGCTCGACGACCTGCTCACCAGCCTCTGA
- a CDS encoding DUF6355 family natural product biosynthesis protein, translating into MFVKLSLTNSPRVAVALASSALIATAMATSAGPTFAESVRGPEVQQAGASSAPQCGFFRYSVRESQFAAYNHCGETTVLVHVDVRGGGSGNDYHLCVSPGPTQLPGAGPNYLNAYYIGGAGCRSGDRTGHTPH; encoded by the coding sequence ATGTTCGTGAAGCTCTCCCTGACCAATTCTCCTCGAGTCGCCGTCGCACTGGCGTCAAGCGCGCTCATCGCCACTGCGATGGCGACGTCCGCGGGTCCGACCTTTGCCGAATCCGTCCGTGGTCCGGAAGTGCAACAGGCAGGTGCGAGCTCTGCCCCGCAGTGCGGCTTCTTCCGGTACAGCGTCCGAGAGTCCCAGTTCGCCGCCTACAACCACTGCGGCGAGACCACGGTGTTGGTCCATGTCGATGTCAGAGGGGGCGGCAGCGGGAACGACTACCATCTCTGCGTCAGCCCCGGACCTACGCAACTTCCAGGCGCCGGCCCGAACTACCTCAACGCCTATTACATCGGCGGTGCCGGGTGCCGGAGCGGAGATCGCACCGGACACACACCTCACTGA
- a CDS encoding ATP-grasp domain-containing protein, with amino-acid sequence MTTPLADYAQFAGKRIAIVEHMQNHPFVLGLKQAQEHGLEVWLLTGDRSWYTHGHDWDTHPLSIVDRVIDVDTTDLDAVLAATTGEDGAPLVDGLTSFSDYHTELAAHAARRLGLPGPDPDAVRTANIKDHLRIALGDQPFNIPHVLVSHRGQLDEAARRLGFPMIAKPPAEAISYGVRRVDDLAGLIEAWEELSTVRHSLRGQPRSGDVLLEQYVEGEEVSVETMTVDGHTHVFGVTSKDLFGDPAYIECGHTFPVPLPDDERDELYRVVRTTLEMIGYRHGPCHTEVRRTESGWRIIEANPRTPSSCMTMLVTDVTGRSPILDAWLLTIGVTPPIEPVVHRGGAAVRMIYPTRRGTLARIDGLDAAAAVADVQVLLHVEKGDHLLQRMDNSSCVGFTYCNGPDRVAAQELADKAAALLDFVVEEELR; translated from the coding sequence ATGACAACACCTCTGGCCGACTACGCGCAGTTCGCCGGAAAGCGGATCGCGATCGTCGAGCACATGCAGAACCACCCCTTCGTCCTGGGTCTGAAGCAGGCTCAGGAACACGGCCTCGAAGTGTGGCTGCTGACGGGTGACCGGTCCTGGTACACCCATGGACACGACTGGGACACCCACCCGCTGTCCATCGTGGACCGGGTGATCGACGTCGACACCACCGACCTCGACGCCGTTCTGGCCGCGACCACCGGCGAGGACGGTGCGCCCCTGGTGGACGGCCTCACCTCGTTCTCCGACTACCACACCGAGCTTGCGGCGCACGCCGCGCGCCGCCTCGGCCTGCCGGGGCCCGACCCGGACGCCGTGCGCACCGCCAACATCAAGGACCACCTGCGGATCGCGCTCGGCGACCAGCCGTTCAACATCCCCCATGTGCTGGTCAGCCATCGGGGCCAGCTCGACGAGGCGGCCCGCCGGCTCGGCTTCCCGATGATCGCCAAGCCCCCGGCCGAAGCGATCAGTTACGGGGTGCGCAGGGTCGACGACCTCGCCGGGCTCATCGAGGCGTGGGAGGAGCTCTCCACCGTCCGGCACAGCCTCCGCGGCCAGCCCCGCTCCGGTGACGTCCTGCTGGAGCAGTACGTCGAGGGCGAGGAGGTCAGCGTCGAGACGATGACCGTGGACGGGCACACCCACGTCTTCGGCGTCACCTCCAAGGACCTCTTCGGCGACCCCGCGTACATCGAGTGCGGGCACACCTTTCCCGTACCGCTCCCCGACGACGAGCGTGACGAGCTGTACAGGGTGGTCCGCACGACCCTGGAGATGATCGGTTACCGGCACGGTCCCTGCCACACCGAGGTCCGGCGCACCGAGTCCGGCTGGCGGATCATCGAGGCCAACCCGCGCACCCCGTCCAGCTGCATGACCATGCTGGTGACCGACGTCACCGGCCGCAGCCCGATCCTGGACGCCTGGCTGCTCACCATCGGCGTCACCCCGCCGATCGAGCCTGTCGTCCACCGCGGCGGTGCCGCGGTCCGCATGATCTACCCCACCCGGCGCGGGACCCTCGCACGCATCGACGGGCTGGATGCCGCGGCGGCCGTGGCGGACGTCCAGGTGCTGCTGCACGTCGAGAAGGGCGACCACCTGCTCCAGCGCATGGACAACTCCTCGTGCGTCGGTTTCACCTACTGCAACGGCCCCGACCGGGTGGCCGCCCAGGAACTCGCGGACAAGGCCGCCGCTCTGCTGGACTTCGTCGTCGAGGAAGAGCTTCGGTGA
- a CDS encoding GNAT family N-acetyltransferase produces the protein MSPYTEPVAPAGPDGVRAVANAAGLEAAGWNSLLGAEDFFQTPRWLTVQEHNSGTAMDFLVRDRGGIPVAGLVTAWADTSVAWLLARPDAMLKRALEQDVPEAVGVLRDVAAGDPDTLLPSLVCGGRHLGRTRTLASADATEQDLAALLEKAETMAADRNAATVCFPHVDVRDTPLVALLERRGYSNHPSDHYAWLDIPPGGFEQFVEEMSAHRRRRVRLERRALTEAGVEVNVEPLTQALCPRLGQLDANLLRKYGNPASDEGSARMIGRIAEIMGDDVLVSVARQRGSIIGFGMVLRSRARGEEQWYGHRAGFDYEAQGKLPLYYDVLYYQVLDAAAKEGATVLHAGIGSVKAKLARGCQASEQRSYLLPIPRTEGTAGAPADDRETTTR, from the coding sequence GTGAGCCCGTATACCGAACCCGTCGCACCGGCGGGCCCGGACGGCGTACGCGCGGTCGCGAACGCCGCAGGGCTGGAGGCGGCGGGCTGGAACTCCCTGCTGGGCGCGGAGGACTTCTTCCAGACCCCCCGGTGGCTCACCGTGCAGGAGCACAACTCCGGTACGGCGATGGACTTCCTCGTGCGCGACCGGGGCGGCATCCCGGTCGCCGGGCTGGTGACCGCATGGGCCGACACCTCCGTCGCCTGGCTCCTCGCCCGGCCGGACGCCATGCTGAAGCGCGCCCTGGAGCAGGACGTTCCGGAGGCCGTCGGCGTGCTTCGCGACGTCGCCGCGGGTGACCCGGACACCCTGCTGCCCTCTTTGGTGTGCGGAGGACGACACCTGGGCCGCACCCGGACGCTCGCTTCCGCCGACGCCACGGAGCAGGACCTCGCAGCCCTGCTGGAGAAGGCCGAGACGATGGCGGCGGACCGGAACGCGGCCACCGTCTGCTTCCCGCACGTCGACGTACGCGACACGCCTCTGGTCGCCCTGCTGGAGCGCCGCGGCTACAGCAACCACCCCTCCGACCACTACGCCTGGCTGGACATCCCGCCGGGCGGCTTCGAGCAGTTCGTCGAGGAGATGAGCGCCCACCGCCGCCGCCGGGTGCGCCTGGAACGCCGGGCGCTCACCGAGGCAGGCGTCGAGGTGAACGTCGAGCCGCTGACCCAGGCGCTCTGCCCCCGCCTCGGACAGCTCGACGCCAACCTCCTGCGCAAGTACGGGAATCCGGCCAGCGACGAGGGCTCTGCCCGCATGATCGGACGGATCGCCGAGATCATGGGCGACGACGTCCTGGTGTCCGTGGCGCGCCAGCGCGGCAGCATCATCGGCTTCGGCATGGTGCTGCGGTCCCGGGCCCGCGGCGAGGAGCAGTGGTACGGACACCGCGCCGGGTTCGACTACGAGGCCCAGGGCAAGCTGCCGCTCTACTACGACGTCCTGTACTACCAGGTGCTGGACGCCGCCGCCAAGGAGGGCGCCACCGTCCTGCACGCCGGGATCGGCAGCGTCAAGGCGAAGCTCGCCCGGGGCTGCCAGGCCAGCGAGCAGCGCTCCTACCTGCTGCCGATACCCCGCACCGAAGGCACCGCGGGCGCGCCCGCCGACGACCGGGAGACGACCACACGATGA
- a CDS encoding ABC transporter substrate-binding protein, translating to MSADTDLQEGGGWNAAVGASVSPSGRRGGTLRLVSSADVDSLDPARTYYVWVWLLQRLLNRTLMAYPTDPGPAGLVPVPDLAEAPGVPSDGNRTWTYRLREGVRFDDGTPVTSADVRYAVQRIFAQDVLPGGPTYLVPLLDDPDRPYAGPYRDDAEDGLPAVLTPDPRTIVFRLRTPFSDFDHLMAQPCVSPVPRQADTGALYGDDPRCTGPYRVAGHRPGSRLLLERNPHWDRTTDPVRPALPDRVDVTIGLDPDEMDERLTAGEFDINLEGRGLQHAAQHRLADDPVLRSRTDNPKTSFLHFVSLQPHIPPFDNVHVRRAVHYAADKILLQEARGGPVTGGDLTTALFPPRLAAHQPLDRYPTGPDLRGDLDAARAELRAAGLPDGFDAVIGTQRGKFRLVADAVVESVARVGIRLTVKELDVATYFSQGAGSPETIRKHGLGLIVTDWGADFPTEYGFLAPLVDGRLIRPGGGNWNIAELDDPKINELIDTGLHTADPASRAELWREVERRVMDHAVILPLVHDKTLHYRGPRATNVYVHPAFGLYDIQAMGVTDTRTDRETDTV from the coding sequence ATGAGCGCCGACACCGACCTCCAGGAAGGCGGCGGCTGGAACGCCGCCGTCGGAGCGAGCGTCAGCCCCTCCGGCCGTCGCGGGGGCACCCTGCGGCTGGTGTCCTCCGCCGACGTCGACTCCCTCGACCCCGCGCGCACCTATTACGTCTGGGTATGGCTGCTGCAACGCCTGCTCAACCGCACCCTGATGGCCTACCCCACCGACCCGGGGCCGGCAGGCCTCGTCCCCGTACCCGACCTCGCCGAGGCGCCGGGGGTACCGAGCGACGGCAACCGGACCTGGACCTACCGGCTCCGCGAAGGCGTCCGCTTCGACGACGGCACCCCGGTGACCTCGGCCGACGTACGCTATGCCGTCCAGCGGATCTTCGCCCAGGACGTGCTCCCCGGCGGCCCGACCTACCTGGTGCCGCTCCTGGACGACCCGGACCGCCCGTACGCCGGGCCCTACCGCGACGACGCCGAGGACGGCCTGCCCGCCGTGCTCACCCCCGACCCGCGCACGATCGTCTTCCGGCTGCGCACCCCGTTCTCCGACTTCGACCATCTGATGGCCCAGCCCTGCGTCTCCCCGGTGCCCCGGCAGGCCGACACCGGCGCCCTCTACGGCGACGACCCGCGCTGCACCGGTCCCTACCGTGTGGCCGGTCACCGGCCGGGCAGCAGACTCCTGCTGGAACGCAACCCCCACTGGGACCGGACCACCGACCCGGTGCGGCCCGCACTCCCGGACCGGGTGGACGTGACCATCGGCCTCGACCCCGACGAGATGGACGAGCGGCTGACGGCGGGGGAGTTCGACATCAACCTGGAGGGCCGCGGCCTCCAGCACGCCGCCCAGCACCGCCTGGCCGATGACCCCGTGCTGCGCTCACGCACCGACAACCCGAAAACGAGCTTCCTGCACTTCGTCTCGCTCCAGCCCCACATACCGCCCTTCGACAACGTGCACGTACGCCGGGCCGTGCACTACGCGGCCGACAAGATCCTGCTCCAGGAAGCACGCGGCGGGCCGGTCACCGGAGGCGATCTGACCACCGCGCTCTTCCCTCCGAGGCTCGCCGCCCACCAGCCGCTGGACCGTTACCCGACCGGCCCGGATCTGCGCGGCGACCTCGACGCCGCCCGTGCCGAACTCCGGGCCGCCGGACTGCCCGACGGTTTCGACGCGGTCATCGGCACCCAGCGCGGAAAGTTCCGGCTGGTCGCCGACGCGGTCGTGGAGTCCGTCGCCCGGGTCGGCATCCGGCTGACCGTCAAGGAACTCGACGTCGCCACCTACTTCAGCCAGGGCGCGGGTTCACCGGAGACCATCCGCAAGCACGGGCTCGGCCTGATCGTCACCGACTGGGGCGCCGACTTCCCCACCGAGTACGGCTTCCTGGCACCTCTGGTGGACGGCCGGCTGATCCGTCCCGGCGGCGGCAACTGGAACATCGCCGAACTCGACGACCCGAAGATCAACGAACTGATCGACACGGGGCTGCACACCGCCGACCCCGCCTCCCGCGCCGAACTGTGGCGCGAGGTGGAGCGCCGGGTCATGGACCATGCGGTCATCCTCCCGCTGGTCCACGACAAGACCCTGCACTACCGGGGCCCCCGCGCCACCAACGTCTATGTGCACCCCGCCTTCGGCCTGTACGACATCCAGGCCATGGGCGTCACCGATACCCGCACCGACCGGGAGACCGACACCGTATGA
- a CDS encoding GNAT family N-acetyltransferase encodes MAAEDLGTFAVRRASEWDADALLQTDSVAAEGSDERHMRIRRWCRQGLVAMVEDASGALGYCVVEYTFFEQGFVTMLMVAPEARGRGVGARLLDHAAASRTTPKLFTSTNVSNQPMQRLLQRAGWSPVGLLHGLDDGDPELFYLCPREPAAARP; translated from the coding sequence ATGGCTGCAGAGGATCTCGGGACATTCGCCGTGCGCCGCGCGAGTGAGTGGGATGCGGACGCGCTGCTGCAGACCGACTCGGTGGCAGCGGAGGGCAGCGACGAACGGCACATGAGAATCCGGCGGTGGTGCCGACAGGGCCTTGTCGCCATGGTCGAGGACGCGTCGGGAGCCCTGGGCTACTGCGTGGTGGAGTACACGTTCTTCGAGCAAGGGTTTGTCACAATGCTCATGGTGGCACCCGAGGCCCGTGGCCGGGGCGTGGGTGCCCGCCTGCTGGACCACGCGGCGGCATCACGCACCACCCCGAAGCTGTTCACCTCGACGAACGTGTCCAACCAGCCGATGCAGCGGCTGCTCCAGCGTGCGGGGTGGAGCCCGGTCGGCCTGCTCCACGGCCTGGACGACGGCGACCCCGAACTGTTCTACCTCTGCCCGCGGGAACCGGCCGCTGCTCGCCCCTGA